Within the Roseicitreum antarcticum genome, the region ACGCTGAAACCGGGGGCCAGGCGCGACACATGATCGCCATGGCTCATCCAGACCTGTTCGCGGCCCAAATCGAACCAGCCGTCGAGCAAAGTCAGCGCCTCGCTGGTGGGGGACACGAAGGCACGGCCGAATTCCGCAGTGCCATGCCCGCGTTCCACCAGACCGCCCAGGCAATGCGTCATCACCTGCTGGCCGTAGCATATCCCCAGCACCGGCACGCCAAGCGTGAAGACTGATTGCGGCGGCATCGGCGCCCCATCCGCAAAGACCGAAGCCGGGCCGCCCGACAAGATCACGGCGCGCGGCGCGAAATCCGCCAGAAACGCGTCGGTGACGTTCTGGAACGGATGGATCTCGCAATAGACATTCAGCTCGCGCAAGCGGCGCGCTATCAGCTGCGTCACCTGCGAGCCGAAATCAATGATCAGAAGGCGGTCGTGTTGGGCATCATGTGTCATGACTTTGCATTAGGCCGCGCCCGCGCCCAAGGCAAGAGGGGCCACGCCGGAATCACGCCTCTTGAAATGTCGTTTTGCACCCAGACAGTGGCGCAAACCGTCGGCATGGCGCGCGCGACTGCGCTAAACAAAACGACAGGCAGGCCGCGCAATGCGGACCGGCGCGGAAAAAGGGTGTGGGCATGTCGGACGGATCAGCGGGACGTAGGGCGCGGGGCGGCGGCGGGGCGGCACGGCGGGCCGAACGCACCGCGGTCAGCATTGAGACCGCGCGCTACATCAGCCGAAACATTCCGAACTATGAGGTGCTGACGCCAGAGGCACTGGAAATCATCGAGACCAATGCCGAAACCCTGCTGGCCGAGATCGGTGTGAATTTCACGGACAACCCCGCCGCGCTGCAGGTCTGGCGTGATGCAGGCGCGGATGTGCAGGGCGAGCGGGTGCGCATCCCGCGCGGGCTGGCGCGCACGCTTTGCGCGACCGCACCCGGAACCTTCACTCAGCATGCCCGCAACCCAGCCAGGAATGTCGAAATCGGCGGGCGCAACCTGGTGCTGGCCCCGGTTTACGGCCCGCCCTTCGTGCGGGATCTGGCGGGGGGACGGCGCTATGCCACCATCGCGGATTTCCGGAACTTCGTGCGGCTGGGCTACATGTCGAAATGGCTGCACCATTCAGGTGGCACGGTATGCGAACCCACCGATGTGGCGGTGAACAAGCGCCATCTGGACATGTTGCTGGCCCATATGACGCTATCGGACAAGCCCTTCATGGGCTCGGTCACCGAACCGAGCCGTGCGGCGGATTCGGTTGAGATGTGCGAGATCCTGTTCGGCGTCGATTTCATGCGCGAGCACACCGTGATGACGAGCCTCATCAACGTGAACTCGCCCATGACGTTCGACGGTGTGATGATGGGCGCGCTGGAAATCTACGCCCGCGCCGGGCAGGCCTGCATCCTGTCTCCCTTCATCGTGGGCGGCGCGATGGCCCCCACCACAGTGGCGGGCACGTTGACGCAAGTGCTGGCCGAGGTTCTGGCGGGCGTAGCCTACAGCCAGTTGATACGCCCCGGCGCGCCCATGATTTTCGGGGCGTTTGTCACCTCGATCGACATGAATTCGGGCGCCCCAACCTTCGGAACGCCCGAGGCCGCGCTGATTACCTATGGGGCGGGTCAACTGGCGCGGCGGCTAGGTCTGCCCTACCGGTCATCGGGGGCGTTTTGCGGATCGAAACTGCCGGATGCACAGGCCGCCTATGAGACGGCAAATTCGCTGAACATGGGCCTGCTGTCAGGCGTGAACTTCATGCTGCACGCCTGCGGCTGGCTGGAGGGCGGGCTGGTCGCCAGCTTCGAGAAATTCGTGATGGATGCGGACCAGTTGGGCGCGCTCCACCATCTGGCACGCGGCGTGGATATGTCGGAAAATGGTCAGGCCATGGATGCGATTGCCGAGGTCGGACCCGGCGGGCATTACCTGGGCTGCGCGCATACACAGGCCAATTTCAAGGACGCCTTCTGGCGTAGCGACCTTCTGGACTACAAACCGTTCGAGACCTGGGAAGACCAGGGCGCGCGCGACACTCAGGTGCTGGCGGCGGCGCGGGTGGCGAAGATGCTGGGCGATTACCAACAACCTCCGCTGGACGAAGGCATTCACCAGGCCCTGATCGACTTTGTCGCACGCAAGAAAGAAGCAGAGCCAGACGCCTTCGGTTAGAGGTCGGACGCGTGCTGCGAAGGCCGTATGCAAACGGGTCTGACCCGTTGGTGGCACATGCCTGGGCGCAGCGACTCGGCGACCAAGGACCGCAAAGCGTCACAGGGCGCAGCCAGCCGACTGGACGCAGCAGACTGCGGGCAGCGGCTTGGATGCAAGGACATCGCCGCGCGCGGGTTGAAGGCCCCGGGTGTCAGGAAACGGGGCGGCCTGCCCTGCCCTCTTGATTGCGCGGGGACTGGAAGTGGAAATCCATTGTCCACGATATTTCGGCCTGCGTCAGCCCCCCACCGCGCGCCGCATCGCGGGTGCCGCCACGCGGTCCCGCGCCGCGCAGAGCGCAACCACATTGTCGACCGCACCATATGCAACCTGCCATTCGGCCAGCAGTGCCGTCAGCACCGCAACGTGACGCGCAGGTCGGTAGGCCGCGTCATGGGCGACGCGCAGCCCTTCCAGCATCGCCTCCAGCACTACCAACTGGTCCACCGCCGCGCGCGCATCGGGCAACGCCGTCATGACACCGCAGCGGAGGGCCTGCCGCAGATCCCGTGTGCGGGCATAGTCAGCAAGCCCAAAGCGGGCGGCAGTGATCAGCAACCGGGGACGGTGCAGGGTTGCAAGGTCGATAGGCGCGGTGGTCATCGGTGATCTCCTGTTTGCTCTCAGGACATCATCGCACAACCCGCACGCGTGTTGCGTCAGCCCGAAACCGGGCGTTCGCAGCGTTTAACCAAGTTTAGCATTTCCACACAATTATGGGTGCTGCGACGTTTCTTAACAAACGAGTAACTATATCACCCAAAAGTTGTGAATGTGTAATTTTACCTCACAGAAACAACCTGAGGCTACCGAGGAAGACACCATGACGACGCTGATCCCCTTGACGCAAAGTTGGCCCGAATTGCTTCCTGATACCGCTAAGGTTTATCTGTCATATACGCATGAAGGTGTCTCGCTTCGCCGTC harbors:
- a CDS encoding DUF6477 family protein, which produces MTTAPIDLATLHRPRLLITAARFGLADYARTRDLRQALRCGVMTALPDARAAVDQLVVLEAMLEGLRVAHDAAYRPARHVAVLTALLAEWQVAYGAVDNVVALCAARDRVAAPAMRRAVGG
- a CDS encoding trimethylamine methyltransferase family protein, whose product is MSDGSAGRRARGGGGAARRAERTAVSIETARYISRNIPNYEVLTPEALEIIETNAETLLAEIGVNFTDNPAALQVWRDAGADVQGERVRIPRGLARTLCATAPGTFTQHARNPARNVEIGGRNLVLAPVYGPPFVRDLAGGRRYATIADFRNFVRLGYMSKWLHHSGGTVCEPTDVAVNKRHLDMLLAHMTLSDKPFMGSVTEPSRAADSVEMCEILFGVDFMREHTVMTSLINVNSPMTFDGVMMGALEIYARAGQACILSPFIVGGAMAPTTVAGTLTQVLAEVLAGVAYSQLIRPGAPMIFGAFVTSIDMNSGAPTFGTPEAALITYGAGQLARRLGLPYRSSGAFCGSKLPDAQAAYETANSLNMGLLSGVNFMLHACGWLEGGLVASFEKFVMDADQLGALHHLARGVDMSENGQAMDAIAEVGPGGHYLGCAHTQANFKDAFWRSDLLDYKPFETWEDQGARDTQVLAAARVAKMLGDYQQPPLDEGIHQALIDFVARKKEAEPDAFG